Proteins encoded together in one Chitinophaga sp. LS1 window:
- a CDS encoding translation initiation factor, which translates to MSKKRNSGGGIVYSTDPNFAPDNDNEQEDVNTLPPAQQQLRVKLDTKQRAGKVVTLVDGFVGKDEDLQKLGKDLKTKCGTGGSAKDGQILIQGDYKEKVIKWLQDWGYKAK; encoded by the coding sequence ATGTCCAAAAAGAGAAATAGCGGCGGCGGGATCGTTTATTCCACAGATCCCAATTTTGCACCAGATAATGATAATGAACAGGAAGACGTGAACACCCTCCCTCCTGCTCAGCAGCAGTTACGTGTAAAGCTGGATACGAAGCAGCGTGCAGGAAAAGTAGTGACACTGGTAGATGGATTCGTAGGGAAAGATGAAGACCTGCAAAAACTGGGCAAAGACCTTAAAACAAAATGCGGTACCGGTGGCAGTGCAAAAGATGGGCAGATCCTGATCCAGGGTGATTACAAAGAGAAAGTGATCAAATGGTTGCAGGACTGGGGGTATAAGGCCAAATAA
- a CDS encoding diacylglycerol/lipid kinase family protein — protein sequence MRKILFIINRKAGTDREKRLEGVIRRYLTPKAFQVEIKHLEYLGHGADLSREAASHGVDTVVAVGGDGSINEIAQGLVGTDTALAVIPLGSGNGLARALKIPLKVPLALELIANGKRKPIDIGYANEHLFLSNAGVGFDALIADQFRNTKKRGLWGYAKLVISSFNKYKGPSYKIDIDGQQLEQRAFMFTVANGNQFGYEFKLAPNASVFDGNLDICVVPPMPFFGLVPLGFFSLIGNIDKTSYMNHYMGKQILVRSPELAYLQVDGDAVPLTSQGEVLFRIEPASLQVIVA from the coding sequence TTGAGAAAGATATTATTTATCATCAACCGGAAAGCCGGTACTGACAGAGAGAAGCGACTAGAAGGCGTGATCCGGCGGTACCTGACACCTAAGGCCTTTCAAGTAGAAATTAAACACCTGGAATACCTGGGACATGGTGCTGACCTCTCCCGCGAAGCTGCATCCCACGGTGTAGATACAGTGGTAGCAGTAGGTGGAGATGGCTCCATCAATGAAATCGCACAGGGATTGGTAGGAACTGATACCGCACTCGCTGTGATACCGCTGGGCAGTGGTAATGGCCTGGCCAGGGCGCTGAAGATTCCGCTAAAAGTGCCTTTGGCATTGGAACTGATCGCCAATGGGAAGCGCAAACCTATTGACATCGGTTATGCCAACGAACACTTATTTCTTAGCAATGCCGGCGTTGGCTTTGATGCCCTCATTGCCGACCAGTTCAGAAATACGAAGAAGAGAGGATTGTGGGGCTATGCCAAGCTGGTGATCAGCAGTTTCAACAAGTACAAAGGGCCTTCCTATAAAATTGATATCGACGGGCAGCAATTGGAGCAAAGAGCATTTATGTTCACAGTAGCTAATGGTAACCAGTTTGGATATGAGTTCAAATTGGCGCCAAACGCAAGTGTCTTCGATGGCAACCTGGATATTTGTGTGGTGCCACCTATGCCTTTCTTTGGATTAGTACCTTTGGGTTTCTTTTCACTGATTGGCAATATCGACAAGACCAGTTACATGAACCATTACATGGGTAAGCAAATCCTGGTCAGGAGCCCGGAGCTGGCCTATTTGCAGGTAGATGGAGATGCAGTACCCCTTACCAGTCAGGGGGAGGTACTCTTCAGGATAGAACCCGCTTCCCTGCAGGTGATTGTTGCATAA
- the nadC gene encoding carboxylating nicotinate-nucleotide diphosphorylase, whose translation MLQEPALTNLIRNALAEDIGDGDHSTLACIPANARGGARLKIKENGILAGMEVATTIFHLLDPETVFTPLKKDGEVMTSGETAFEVHASVHTLLMAERLVLNCMQRMSGIATLTNQYVQRLSGYHTKLLDTRKTTPNFRLLEKEAVKIGGGVNHRMGLYDMVMLKDNHIEFAGGITAAVNRTVAYLEENGLPLQIEVETRNLDDVKEALTVGKIHRIMLDNFTPAQLHQALLLIDGKYETEASGGINLDTIEEYAKTGVDFVSAGAVIHHAVSLDLSLKAI comes from the coding sequence ATGTTACAGGAACCAGCATTAACAAACCTTATCCGCAACGCACTGGCAGAAGATATCGGAGACGGAGACCACTCTACCCTCGCATGTATACCGGCAAATGCCAGAGGTGGTGCCAGGTTGAAGATAAAAGAGAATGGCATTTTAGCAGGAATGGAGGTAGCCACTACCATTTTCCACCTGCTGGACCCTGAAACCGTATTTACTCCCCTGAAGAAAGATGGTGAAGTAATGACCTCCGGCGAAACAGCCTTTGAAGTGCATGCTTCCGTACATACCCTGCTCATGGCCGAAAGACTGGTACTGAACTGCATGCAGCGCATGAGCGGCATTGCCACTCTTACCAATCAATACGTACAGCGCCTGAGTGGCTACCATACCAAACTGCTGGATACCCGCAAGACGACGCCTAACTTCCGCCTATTGGAAAAGGAAGCGGTTAAAATCGGTGGGGGTGTTAATCACAGAATGGGACTGTATGATATGGTAATGCTGAAAGATAACCATATTGAATTTGCAGGTGGCATCACTGCCGCTGTAAACAGAACGGTTGCTTACCTCGAAGAGAACGGATTACCTTTGCAGATAGAAGTGGAAACCCGTAATCTTGATGATGTAAAAGAAGCACTGACCGTTGGAAAGATACATCGCATTATGCTGGACAATTTTACACCAGCACAATTGCACCAGGCATTATTACTGATAGATGGGAAATATGAAACAGAGGCTTCAGGAGGCATTAACCTTGATACGATCGAAGAGTACGCAAAGACGGGAGTGGATTTCGTATCGGCAGGAGCGGTCATTCACCATGCGGTGAGTCTTGACCTGAGTCTGAAAGCAATTTAA
- a CDS encoding DUF4783 domain-containing protein, whose product MKKIMYVLGVVLLAGIVTAFTMSASALNPAAAGPFEDVVSSIKSGDAGSLSRYLDNTVEINISGKSSSYSKSQAEIILKDFFSKNQVKSFELIHQGEGGGGSRFGIGNMGTSGGSYRTSFFLQKKGGSMVLNELRFENK is encoded by the coding sequence ATGAAAAAGATAATGTATGTGCTGGGAGTGGTGCTGTTAGCAGGCATTGTCACTGCATTTACAATGTCAGCATCGGCTTTAAATCCCGCTGCTGCAGGACCTTTTGAAGATGTAGTCAGCTCCATCAAATCGGGCGATGCTGGTTCACTCTCCCGCTATCTTGATAATACTGTTGAAATCAACATCTCAGGTAAATCCAGCTCTTATAGCAAGTCACAGGCTGAAATAATATTGAAAGACTTTTTTTCAAAGAATCAGGTCAAGTCCTTCGAACTGATCCATCAGGGAGAAGGCGGTGGAGGATCCCGCTTCGGTATCGGTAATATGGGTACCTCCGGCGGTTCATATCGTACGTCCTTTTTCTTACAAAAAAAGGGAGGCTCAATGGTACTCAACGAGCTTCGTTTTGAAAACAAGTAA
- the gpmI gene encoding 2,3-bisphosphoglycerate-independent phosphoglycerate mutase has protein sequence MEKKKAMLVIMDGWGQGQVPSADAIANAKTPFVSSLYSKYPHSTLVTCGEQVGLPDGQMGNSEVGHLNLGAGRIVYQELQRINVAVRTGELASNAVLQETFNYAKDKDKALHLIGLVSDGGVHSHITHLKALTQIAKEKGLTKVYIHAFTDGRDTDPKGGLGYFSDLLPHLAQTTGQVASITGRYYAMDRDKRWERVKLAYDALVNGTGTPATDVLAAVKASYEAGVTDEFIKPVIITDAAGKPVTTIQDGDAVLCFNFRTDRCREITQVLTQQAFPDFDMKPLNLFYTTMTEYDKTYKGVHVIFENDNLTNTLGEVLEQNSRTQIRIAETEKYPHVSFFFSGGREKEFNGERRLIVSSPKVATYDLQPEMSAFEVTDTIVAEINQKSADFIALNFANADMVGHTGIWEAAIKAVETVDTCVSKVVAAALANDYTVFLTADHGNADFMVNGDGTPNTAHTLNLVPYFIISNDFKGEVKPGKLGDVAPTILTLMGLPIPKEMSGNVLV, from the coding sequence ATGGAAAAGAAAAAAGCCATGCTCGTTATCATGGATGGATGGGGACAAGGACAGGTTCCTTCCGCTGACGCAATAGCAAATGCCAAGACACCTTTCGTGAGCAGTCTTTATTCAAAGTACCCACACAGTACGCTCGTGACTTGTGGCGAACAGGTAGGCTTACCGGACGGACAAATGGGCAACTCAGAAGTAGGTCACCTGAACCTTGGTGCTGGCCGTATTGTATACCAGGAACTCCAGCGTATCAATGTAGCTGTCCGCACTGGAGAACTGGCATCTAACGCTGTGTTGCAGGAAACTTTCAACTACGCTAAAGACAAAGATAAAGCCCTTCACCTGATTGGTCTGGTGAGCGACGGTGGTGTACACTCTCATATTACCCATCTGAAAGCCCTGACCCAGATCGCGAAGGAAAAAGGCCTGACCAAAGTATATATCCACGCCTTCACCGATGGCCGCGATACAGATCCTAAAGGTGGCCTCGGCTACTTCTCTGACCTGCTGCCTCACCTGGCACAAACTACCGGTCAGGTAGCCAGCATCACAGGTCGCTACTACGCTATGGACCGCGATAAACGCTGGGAACGCGTAAAACTGGCTTACGATGCCCTGGTAAATGGTACAGGTACCCCTGCTACCGATGTACTGGCAGCTGTAAAAGCTTCTTACGAAGCGGGTGTAACTGACGAATTTATCAAACCAGTGATCATCACTGACGCTGCTGGTAAACCAGTGACCACCATCCAGGACGGTGATGCCGTTCTCTGCTTCAACTTCCGTACTGACCGTTGTCGTGAAATCACCCAGGTGCTCACTCAACAGGCTTTCCCTGATTTCGATATGAAACCACTGAACCTGTTCTACACCACCATGACTGAGTATGATAAAACATACAAAGGCGTGCACGTGATCTTCGAAAACGATAACCTGACCAATACCCTGGGTGAAGTGCTGGAACAAAACAGCCGTACCCAGATCCGTATTGCGGAAACTGAAAAATATCCACACGTATCTTTCTTCTTCTCCGGTGGCCGCGAAAAAGAATTTAATGGCGAACGCCGTCTGATCGTATCTTCTCCTAAAGTAGCTACTTACGACCTGCAGCCAGAAATGAGCGCATTCGAAGTAACAGATACCATCGTAGCTGAAATCAACCAGAAATCAGCTGACTTCATCGCCCTCAATTTCGCTAATGCTGACATGGTGGGGCATACCGGTATCTGGGAAGCCGCTATCAAAGCAGTAGAAACTGTAGATACCTGCGTAAGCAAGGTAGTTGCAGCTGCGCTGGCGAACGATTATACCGTGTTCCTGACTGCTGACCACGGAAATGCTGACTTCATGGTAAACGGCGACGGTACACCCAATACCGCTCACACCCTGAATCTTGTACCTTACTTCATCATCAGCAATGATTTCAAAGGTGAAGTAAAACCTGGTAAACTGGGTGACGTAGCACCTACCATCCTGACCCTGATGGGATTACCTATCCCTAAGGAAATGAGTGGTAATGTCCTTGTTTAA
- the uvrC gene encoding excinuclease ABC subunit UvrC — protein sequence MTAAEFSQISHTIPLQPGIYKYYNEGGELLYVGKAKSLRKRVSSYFAKNHDSFKTRKLVEHIHHIEFTIVGSEQDAFLLENSLIKQFQPKFNINLKDDKTYPYLVIKHESFPRVLFTRNVIKDGSEYLGPYTSVWRVKELMEVIRYNIPLRTCTLNLSPQNIAKGKYKVCLEYHLGNCKGPCEGLQTEDDYREGLSQVKNILRGNLSPILQLFRTQMQEHAMNMEFEKAEIMRKKIEKLQDYQSKSTIVNTKVGHVDVFSIISEGNHAYVNYLRVLNGTIADTKTVTLEKKLEEENEEVLAYAINYLRDAFKSVTREIIVPIEIEYPEENVIVTVPKGGDKKKLLELSEKNVNYFKEELHRKKILHLEGKSDMEKKKVLYQLQADLELVDLPTHIECFDNSNFQGAYPVSACVVFKDGVASKKDYRHFNVKTVEGINDFASMKEVVFRRYSRLLAEQQPLPQLVIIDGGKGQLGSAMESIRALDLVGSMTVVGLAKNEEEIFFPGDKDSIKLPYDSESLKLIRRVRDEVHRFGITFHRNKRSKGTFKNELEGIKGIGENTATQLLKTFRSVAKIKLLAEDDLVKEVGAAKAKLIYTYFHP from the coding sequence ATGACAGCAGCGGAGTTTTCACAGATATCACATACCATTCCCCTTCAACCCGGTATTTATAAATACTATAATGAAGGTGGCGAGCTCCTGTACGTGGGCAAAGCGAAAAGCCTGCGGAAACGGGTGAGCTCTTATTTTGCAAAGAATCACGATAGCTTTAAGACCAGGAAACTGGTCGAACATATTCATCATATTGAGTTTACCATCGTTGGCTCCGAACAGGATGCTTTTCTGCTGGAAAACTCACTGATTAAACAGTTCCAGCCTAAGTTCAATATCAACCTCAAGGACGATAAAACATATCCTTATCTCGTGATCAAACATGAGTCCTTTCCAAGGGTGTTATTTACCCGGAATGTGATTAAGGATGGATCGGAATACCTGGGGCCTTATACTTCCGTGTGGAGAGTCAAAGAACTGATGGAAGTGATCAGGTACAACATTCCATTACGTACCTGTACACTGAATCTTTCTCCACAGAATATTGCAAAGGGTAAATACAAAGTATGTCTTGAATATCATCTGGGCAACTGTAAAGGTCCTTGCGAAGGCTTGCAGACAGAAGACGATTACAGAGAAGGCTTGTCGCAGGTAAAGAACATACTGAGAGGCAACCTCTCTCCAATATTGCAACTGTTTCGCACACAGATGCAGGAGCATGCTATGAACATGGAATTTGAGAAGGCAGAGATTATGAGAAAGAAGATTGAAAAACTACAGGATTATCAATCCAAATCCACCATTGTAAATACAAAGGTGGGCCATGTAGATGTCTTCTCTATCATCAGTGAAGGAAACCATGCATATGTGAATTACCTCCGTGTGTTGAATGGAACAATTGCGGATACAAAAACAGTGACACTGGAGAAAAAACTGGAAGAAGAAAATGAGGAGGTGTTGGCGTATGCGATCAACTATCTGAGAGATGCTTTCAAGAGTGTAACAAGAGAGATCATTGTGCCCATTGAAATAGAATATCCGGAAGAGAATGTAATAGTCACTGTACCCAAAGGAGGCGATAAGAAGAAACTACTGGAACTCTCTGAGAAGAATGTTAATTACTTCAAAGAAGAGTTGCATCGTAAAAAGATCCTGCACCTGGAAGGCAAGAGTGATATGGAGAAGAAAAAGGTGTTGTATCAGTTGCAGGCAGATCTTGAACTGGTTGATTTACCCACGCATATTGAGTGTTTCGATAACTCGAACTTTCAGGGTGCATATCCGGTATCTGCCTGTGTAGTATTCAAAGATGGTGTAGCGTCTAAAAAAGACTATCGTCATTTCAATGTGAAAACCGTAGAAGGGATCAATGACTTTGCTTCGATGAAGGAGGTCGTATTTCGCCGTTATAGCCGCTTATTGGCAGAGCAGCAGCCATTACCACAGCTGGTGATCATAGATGGTGGTAAGGGACAATTAGGGTCAGCAATGGAAAGTATCAGGGCATTAGACCTGGTGGGTAGTATGACGGTAGTGGGGCTGGCTAAAAATGAAGAAGAGATTTTCTTTCCGGGCGATAAGGATAGTATCAAATTGCCTTATGATAGTGAGAGCCTGAAACTGATAAGAAGAGTACGTGATGAGGTGCATAGATTTGGCATTACTTTTCACAGGAATAAGCGAAGTAAAGGAACGTTTAAAAATGAGCTGGAAGGAATAAAGGGGATAGGGGAGAACACGGCAACGCAGTTGTTGAAAACGTTCAGGTCAGTGGCAAAGATTAAGTTGCTGGCGGAGGATGATCTGGTGAAGGAAGTAGGGGCGGCGAAAGCGAAATTGATTTACACTTATTTCCATCCATAA
- the gldN gene encoding gliding motility protein GldN, which produces MRAVILNKIGWCSLMLVLLLASQADAQRRGGSTRRKSATPDAATQDANVVNPATGNSVAPPPPPPPPPGTSLRPDGFGMAVDTPRKSQRTDGISEKNFIKDRTPIAYDHIRSDDEFWEKRIWQVIDTREKMNLPFQYNVEDENGTSQLFINILLDAIKSKQVEAFSAIDDRFTTPIAYGEIQNKLSGEEKTIRSIDPVTGEEKMVTTRDEFDPRTVVQYKIKEIWVFDKEASQLKVRILGIAPMVSRMNEDGSFRAAIPLFWVYYPDMRPILAKYDVYNQNNDAATMSWEDLFEMRFFTSYVTKENNTYNREIKDYIKDGTMRLLEGQAVKDKIFNKEQDMWQY; this is translated from the coding sequence ATGCGAGCAGTCATCCTTAACAAAATTGGTTGGTGTTCCCTTATGCTGGTACTCCTGCTGGCATCTCAGGCTGATGCACAACGTCGGGGAGGTAGTACACGTCGTAAATCGGCGACCCCTGATGCAGCTACCCAAGATGCTAACGTAGTAAATCCTGCTACAGGTAACAGCGTTGCGCCGCCACCGCCCCCTCCACCCCCCCCAGGAACATCACTGCGCCCGGATGGTTTCGGTATGGCGGTAGATACACCGCGCAAATCACAGCGTACCGATGGTATCTCTGAAAAGAACTTCATCAAGGACCGTACGCCTATTGCCTATGATCACATTCGCTCAGATGACGAATTCTGGGAAAAGAGAATCTGGCAGGTGATAGATACCCGCGAAAAGATGAACCTTCCTTTTCAATATAATGTTGAGGATGAAAATGGTACAAGCCAGCTGTTCATTAATATCCTGCTCGATGCTATCAAGAGCAAGCAGGTAGAAGCCTTCAGCGCTATCGATGACAGGTTCACTACCCCTATCGCTTACGGTGAGATCCAGAATAAACTGAGCGGTGAAGAAAAAACCATCCGTAGTATCGACCCTGTAACAGGTGAAGAGAAGATGGTAACTACCCGTGATGAATTCGATCCTCGTACTGTAGTTCAGTATAAGATCAAAGAAATCTGGGTATTCGACAAAGAAGCGTCCCAACTGAAAGTTCGTATCCTCGGTATCGCTCCAATGGTATCCCGTATGAACGAAGATGGTTCCTTCCGCGCGGCTATCCCGCTGTTCTGGGTGTACTATCCTGATATGCGTCCTATCCTGGCTAAATACGATGTATACAACCAGAATAACGATGCGGCTACCATGAGTTGGGAAGATCTGTTTGAAATGCGTTTCTTCACCAGCTATGTGACCAAAGAAAACAATACTTATAACCGTGAGATTAAAGATTATATCAAAGACGGTACTATGAGATTGTTGGAAGGTCAGGCTGTTAAGGATAAGATCTTCAACAAAGAACAGGATATGTGGCAGTATTAA
- the gldM gene encoding gliding motility protein GldM, producing the protein MALPKDPRQKMINIMYLVLTAMLALNVSAEILNAFNIVNNSIITSNKSITDKNENTYLTFEDQMKSDPGKVGPLKTKAEEVKKLSEAMYVYLDTLKNTIIRESGGLDEYGDIKSKSDLDAPTRVMENRKQGPELEKRLKELRAQLLTYVDPKDTAAFAKSLPLKIVVGESHGGHGPKKKDWTSYHFEMVPTIAAVTILSKFQNDVKNSESLIIDDLLAQISKNIIRFDKIRPLVSLNSKNLMEGQTLTAQIAVGAYSSTVNPDIVVNGQNITAVDGLGTYTMPVSGIGEKTISGTVTIKKPDGTAETLPFNEPYSVGASTTSISADKMNVLYIGLSNPISVSAGGVPGEAVSASISAGSMTKKATGEYAVVVSSPGKAVISVSANIDGKQKTLGSKEFRIKYIPDPVLKVGLSKGPSMKAAEFKVQGGLRADLEDFVFDGVKYDVVSYRIGIQPRSGDYVEGEANSAYFPSSVMGAIRSLKPGDQVYFDNVRVKGPDGKVRDMSNINFKIN; encoded by the coding sequence ATGGCACTACCTAAAGATCCCAGGCAGAAGATGATCAATATCATGTACTTGGTCTTGACGGCCATGCTTGCATTGAACGTTTCTGCTGAGATATTGAACGCATTTAATATAGTAAACAACTCAATTATTACATCGAATAAGTCGATTACCGACAAGAATGAAAACACCTACCTCACTTTCGAAGATCAGATGAAATCTGATCCAGGTAAAGTAGGTCCTCTGAAAACAAAAGCTGAAGAAGTAAAAAAACTGTCTGAGGCAATGTATGTATATCTCGATACGTTAAAGAACACGATCATCAGAGAATCAGGTGGACTGGACGAATATGGTGACATCAAATCTAAATCTGACCTGGACGCTCCAACACGCGTCATGGAAAATCGCAAACAAGGACCTGAACTGGAAAAACGTCTGAAAGAACTGCGTGCGCAGCTGCTGACTTATGTTGATCCTAAGGATACTGCCGCTTTTGCCAAATCCTTACCACTGAAAATAGTTGTAGGTGAGTCTCACGGCGGCCACGGACCAAAAAAGAAGGACTGGACCAGCTATCACTTTGAAATGGTGCCAACTATCGCAGCTGTTACCATTTTGAGTAAGTTCCAGAACGACGTTAAAAACTCTGAGTCACTGATCATCGATGATCTGTTGGCCCAGATTAGCAAAAACATCATTCGTTTCGACAAGATCAGACCACTGGTTTCCCTGAATTCCAAGAATCTGATGGAAGGTCAAACGCTGACAGCTCAGATCGCAGTTGGTGCTTACAGCAGCACTGTGAATCCAGACATCGTGGTGAATGGTCAAAACATTACTGCGGTAGACGGTTTGGGTACTTATACTATGCCAGTTTCCGGTATCGGTGAAAAAACTATCTCTGGTACTGTAACGATCAAGAAACCAGATGGCACTGCTGAGACCCTGCCTTTCAATGAGCCTTATAGCGTAGGAGCTTCTACTACTTCTATCTCTGCTGATAAAATGAACGTACTGTACATTGGTTTATCAAACCCAATCTCAGTATCTGCAGGTGGAGTACCAGGTGAAGCAGTTAGCGCTAGCATCTCTGCGGGTTCTATGACGAAGAAAGCTACTGGTGAATATGCCGTAGTTGTAAGCTCCCCAGGTAAAGCAGTTATCTCTGTAAGTGCTAATATCGATGGTAAACAAAAAACTTTAGGTTCCAAAGAGTTTCGTATCAAATACATCCCTGATCCAGTGCTGAAAGTAGGTCTGAGCAAAGGCCCTTCTATGAAAGCTGCTGAGTTCAAAGTACAGGGCGGTCTGCGTGCTGATCTGGAAGACTTCGTATTCGACGGTGTAAAATACGATGTAGTTAGTTACCGTATCGGTATCCAACCTCGTTCCGGCGATTATGTTGAAGGTGAGGCAAATTCCGCTTACTTCCCTAGCTCTGTAATGGGTGCTATCCGTAGCCTGAAACCAGGTGACCAGGTTTACTTCGACAACGTTCGTGTAAAGGGTCCGGATGGTAAAGTAAGAGATATGAGCAATATCAATTTCAAGATAAACTAA
- the gldL gene encoding gliding motility protein GldL: MAMNPTTSKWLNFFVCIAASVVIIGALFKLQHWPGADIALIVGLSTEALIFFVYAFVPDSGGGDHGGETHVSVVAGGSPALAGLDKMLEEADITPVSLQRLSENFQKLGTTVDKMRDISDVVAATGDYTQKTREAASAITNVAHAYTTAASAVASFNSASESTRNFHEQMQGMTKNLASLNAIYELELQDTNNHLKAMNNFYGNLLKVSSAMTSSVDDARKTQDQISQLAKNLSNLNTVYGNMLSAMHGAGR, from the coding sequence ATGGCTATGAATCCTACTACATCGAAATGGCTTAATTTCTTTGTTTGTATCGCGGCATCAGTAGTAATTATCGGAGCGTTGTTCAAACTGCAACACTGGCCAGGCGCGGATATCGCCCTGATCGTTGGTTTGAGCACTGAGGCATTAATCTTCTTTGTATATGCATTCGTACCAGATAGTGGTGGCGGAGATCACGGCGGCGAAACTCACGTTTCTGTTGTTGCCGGTGGTAGCCCTGCTCTGGCTGGCCTGGACAAGATGCTGGAAGAAGCTGACATCACTCCTGTATCATTACAACGCCTGAGCGAGAACTTCCAGAAATTAGGTACCACCGTCGATAAGATGAGGGACATTAGCGACGTCGTTGCGGCTACAGGCGACTACACCCAGAAAACAAGGGAAGCTGCCAGCGCAATTACAAACGTTGCTCACGCTTACACTACAGCAGCATCGGCTGTTGCTTCTTTCAACAGTGCTTCTGAGTCTACCAGAAACTTCCATGAGCAAATGCAGGGTATGACCAAGAATCTGGCTTCTCTGAATGCTATCTATGAACTGGAACTCCAGGACACTAACAATCACCTGAAAGCAATGAACAATTTCTACGGAAATCTGCTCAAAGTTTCTTCAGCTATGACCAGCAGCGTAGATGACGCGCGTAAAACTCAGGATCAAATCTCCCAGCTCGCTAAAAATCTGAGCAATCTGAACACCGTTTACGGTAACATGCTCAGCGCTATGCATGGTGCAGGTAGATAA
- a CDS encoding SUMF1/EgtB/PvdO family nonheme iron enzyme, whose product MKATLMKLNFSSGLLAVLLVSLLASCGGSKTPKNAQGQLIGVSPRPKYFPPVPYGMVYVPSGTFHMGPSDEDLNYAYTARNKSISISGFYMDATEITNNEYRQFVQWVTDSIAHILLSHVKSDGGQDVIDWKQKINYKDKGTIDKLEQMTYAPEDRLYGRKEFDVHKLVYHIETFNWEQAKLRENANKPRSKFIVKKDVAVYPDTLCWIRDFSYAYNEPMTRMYFWHPAFDNYPVVGVTWHQANAFAEWRSKFWEDYRISKNLFTEDKFQLPSEAQWEYAARGGREQSPYPWGGYYIRNKKGCLLANFKPGRGNYPEDGGFYTVRADAYWPNDYGLYNMSGNVAEWTQDIFYENAYSFTSDMNPYLRMDVTDDAPPKMKRKAVRGGSWKDIGYFLQTGTRSYEYQDSAKSYIGFRCTIAFLSRSKNDFGHH is encoded by the coding sequence ATGAAAGCTACCCTTATGAAGCTTAATTTTTCAAGTGGTCTGTTAGCAGTATTGCTGGTTAGCCTGCTAGCCAGCTGCGGTGGTAGTAAAACCCCCAAAAATGCACAAGGACAGCTGATTGGAGTTAGTCCCAGACCGAAGTATTTCCCTCCTGTACCCTATGGAATGGTGTATGTACCGTCAGGTACCTTTCATATGGGCCCCAGCGATGAGGATCTGAACTATGCGTACACTGCTCGTAACAAGTCTATTTCCATTTCCGGCTTCTATATGGATGCTACGGAAATTACAAATAACGAGTATCGTCAGTTCGTACAATGGGTGACAGACTCTATCGCGCACATTCTGCTTAGCCATGTAAAGAGTGATGGTGGACAGGATGTGATCGACTGGAAGCAGAAGATCAATTACAAAGATAAAGGCACCATTGATAAGCTGGAGCAAATGACATATGCTCCGGAGGATCGCCTGTACGGTCGTAAGGAATTCGACGTACATAAACTGGTGTATCATATAGAAACTTTCAACTGGGAGCAGGCAAAGCTGCGTGAGAACGCAAACAAGCCACGTTCTAAGTTCATTGTAAAGAAAGATGTAGCTGTATATCCTGACACCCTGTGTTGGATCAGAGACTTCTCTTATGCTTACAATGAGCCTATGACGAGAATGTACTTCTGGCACCCGGCATTTGATAATTATCCGGTAGTAGGCGTGACCTGGCACCAGGCAAACGCATTCGCTGAATGGCGTAGTAAGTTCTGGGAAGACTATCGTATCTCTAAGAATCTGTTTACTGAAGATAAATTCCAGTTACCTTCCGAGGCACAGTGGGAATATGCTGCACGTGGTGGTAGAGAGCAATCTCCTTATCCATGGGGTGGTTATTATATCCGCAACAAGAAGGGCTGTCTGCTGGCGAACTTTAAACCAGGTCGTGGTAACTATCCTGAAGATGGTGGTTTCTACACTGTAAGAGCAGACGCTTATTGGCCTAACGACTACGGACTGTACAACATGTCTGGTAACGTAGCGGAATGGACACAGGATATCTTCTATGAGAATGCCTACTCCTTCACATCTGACATGAACCCATACCTCCGTATGGACGTAACGGATGATGCGCCACCAAAAATGAAGCGTAAAGCTGTAAGAGGCGGTAGCTGGAAAGACATCGGATATTTCCTTCAAACAGGTACCCGCTCTTACGAGTATCAGGATAGTGCTAAATCTTACATTGGTTTCCGTTGTACGATTGCATTCCTGAGCCGTTCTAAAAATGATTTTGGTCACCATTAA